The following proteins come from a genomic window of Mariniflexile sp. TRM1-10:
- the kbl gene encoding glycine C-acetyltransferase: MYGKLKNYLQLELQDIKDNGLYKEERIITSAQGAEITLNTGETVLNFCANNYLGLSSHPDVIQAAKDTMDTHGFGMSSVRFICGTQDIHKQLEQKIADFYQTEDTILYAAAFDANAGVFEPLLGAEDAIISDALNHASIIDGVRLCKAARYRYENSNMQDLENQLIEANSNGARFKIIVTDGVFSMDGIVAPLDKICDLADKYDALVMVDECHAAGFIGKTGRGTLEEKGVLNRIDIITGTLGKALGGAMGGYTTGKKEIIDMLRQRSRPYLFSNSLAPAIVGASIKVFDMLANDTKLRDTLEWNTNYFKKGIKKAGFDIVDGDSAIVPVMLYDAKLSQTMANMLLKEGIYVIGFFFPVVPKEKARIRVQLSAAHTKQHLDKAILAFSTVGKALNII; encoded by the coding sequence ATGTATGGAAAACTAAAAAATTATCTACAATTAGAGCTTCAAGACATAAAAGATAATGGACTTTATAAAGAAGAACGCATTATTACCTCTGCACAAGGCGCCGAAATAACTTTAAATACCGGAGAAACAGTTTTAAATTTTTGTGCCAATAATTACTTAGGTTTATCGTCGCATCCAGATGTCATTCAAGCGGCTAAAGACACTATGGATACGCATGGTTTCGGTATGAGCTCTGTTCGTTTTATATGTGGCACACAAGATATACATAAGCAACTTGAACAAAAAATTGCTGATTTTTATCAAACCGAAGACACCATTTTATATGCCGCTGCTTTTGATGCCAATGCTGGTGTTTTTGAACCATTATTGGGTGCGGAAGATGCTATTATTTCAGATGCTTTAAACCATGCTTCTATTATTGATGGTGTTCGTTTGTGTAAAGCTGCCAGATACCGCTACGAGAACAGTAATATGCAAGATTTAGAAAATCAGCTTATTGAAGCAAATAGTAATGGTGCGCGATTTAAAATAATAGTAACCGATGGTGTGTTTTCTATGGATGGTATAGTAGCTCCACTTGATAAAATCTGTGATTTAGCCGATAAATATGATGCGTTGGTAATGGTAGACGAATGCCATGCCGCTGGATTTATTGGTAAAACAGGTCGCGGCACTCTTGAAGAAAAAGGCGTTTTAAATAGAATTGACATTATAACAGGCACTTTAGGAAAGGCTTTAGGCGGTGCCATGGGCGGTTATACAACTGGTAAAAAGGAAATTATAGACATGCTTCGTCAGCGTTCCAGACCTTATTTGTTTTCAAACTCGTTAGCTCCTGCCATTGTAGGCGCATCGATAAAAGTATTTGATATGTTGGCAAACGATACCAAATTGCGCGACACTTTAGAATGGAACACCAATTATTTTAAAAAAGGGATTAAAAAAGCTGGTTTCGACATTGTTGATGGCGATTCGGCTATTGTTCCTGTGATGCTTTATGATGCTAAATTATCGCAAACCATGGCAAACATGCTTTTAAAAGAAGGTATTTATGTTATAGGATTCTTTTTTCCTGTAGTGCCAAAAGAAAAAGCAAGAATTCGCGTTCAGCTATCGGCAGCACACACTAAACAGCATTTGGATAAGGCTATTCTTGCATTTTCAACTGTTGGAAAAGCATTGAATATTATATAA
- a CDS encoding OmpA family protein has protein sequence MKNLSRLLFAMLLILGYSNANAQDKNNPWQITIGANAVDAYPSGDGGLFSETFGDELFNVTDHWNILPSLSTISVSKYVGDGFSFGIGGSLNKIEKWGDISSNPDQTNEVDDWSYYGVDGTIKYNFLEGTTLDPYVGVGGGYTWVDEIGAGTLNGTIGLNVWFSDNVGLTLQTAYKHAFEDYLNTHFQHTAGISIKFGGTDTDGDGIFDKDDACPDVAGIAAFNGCPDTDGDGIEDSKDSCPNEAGTAELNGCPDSDGDGIADKDDKCPTVAGLKALSGCPDGDGDGVTDADDKCPTVAGPAANQGCPWPDTDGDGVLDKDDKCPSVKGTVANNGCPEVSEEVQKTLNAYAKTILFDTGKSSIKSQSETVLADIIKILNEYPNSKFTVEGHTDSVGSDKLNQDLSDARALAVKDYLVKNGIDEFRLSSKGYGESKPIDKNTTAAGRANNRRVEINLAK, from the coding sequence ATGAAAAATCTTAGCAGATTATTGTTCGCAATGTTGCTTATACTTGGTTATAGCAACGCTAATGCGCAAGACAAAAACAATCCTTGGCAAATTACTATTGGGGCAAATGCTGTAGACGCTTACCCTAGTGGAGATGGAGGCCTTTTTAGTGAAACTTTTGGTGACGAATTATTCAATGTAACTGATCATTGGAATATTTTACCATCATTATCAACTATCTCTGTATCTAAATATGTAGGAGATGGTTTCTCTTTCGGTATTGGAGGTTCTTTGAATAAAATAGAAAAATGGGGTGATATTAGCTCGAATCCAGATCAAACAAACGAAGTAGATGATTGGTCATACTACGGTGTAGATGGTACTATTAAGTATAACTTCTTAGAAGGAACAACTCTTGATCCTTATGTAGGTGTTGGTGGTGGTTACACTTGGGTTGACGAAATTGGTGCTGGAACTTTAAACGGAACTATAGGTTTAAACGTTTGGTTTAGTGATAATGTTGGTTTAACATTACAAACTGCTTACAAACATGCTTTTGAAGATTATTTAAACACTCATTTCCAACATACTGCTGGTATCTCTATTAAATTTGGTGGTACTGATACTGATGGTGATGGTATTTTTGACAAAGATGATGCTTGTCCAGACGTAGCTGGTATTGCTGCATTTAACGGATGTCCTGATACTGATGGTGATGGTATTGAAGATAGCAAAGATTCTTGTCCTAACGAAGCTGGTACTGCTGAACTTAACGGATGTCCTGATTCTGACGGTGATGGTATTGCTGATAAAGATGACAAATGTCCTACTGTTGCTGGTTTAAAAGCTTTATCTGGTTGTCCTGATGGTGACGGTGACGGTGTAACTGACGCTGATGATAAATGTCCTACTGTTGCTGGTCCTGCTGCAAACCAAGGATGTCCTTGGCCAGATACTGATGGTGATGGTGTATTAGATAAAGATGATAAATGTCCATCTGTAAAAGGTACTGTTGCAAACAATGGTTGTCCTGAAGTTTCAGAAGAAGTTCAAAAAACTTTAAATGCTTACGCTAAAACGATTTTATTTGATACAGGTAAATCTTCTATCAAATCTCAATCTGAGACTGTATTAGCTGATATCATTAAAATCCTTAACGAATACCCTAACTCTAAATTTACTGTAGAGGGTCATACTGATAGTGTTGGTAGCGATAAATTAAATCAAGATTTATCTGATGCTAGAGCACTTGCGGTTAAAGATTACTTAGTGAAAAACGGTATTGATGAATTTAGACTTTCTTCTAAAGGTTATGGTGAGTCTAAACCAATTGACAAAAACACTACAGCTGCAGGTAGAGCTAACAACAGACGTGTTGAAATTAACTTAGCTAAATAA
- a CDS encoding PD-(D/E)XK nuclease family protein, with translation MTTFIFDVLKDLQNNNSNLSELTFVLPSKRAGLFLKHQLYKVSNQTIFSPTIISIEEFVEELSQLKTIPNTELLFEFYSTYTQLTKKEETDTFEVFSKWAQILLQDFNEIDRYLIPQKNIFNYLSAIKEIENHHWSLEENQTEFIKRYLSFWNKLHTYYTHFSKQLLNKKIGYQGLIYREAVDNLEAYIQNNPKKQHVFLGFNALNTCEETIIQKLLQNNLAKIYWDIDTTFFNSTNHDAALFTRQHKQKWHYFKNNSFNWITTNYTKEKNISVFGIPKNIGQAKYIGSLLNKLQREHTTLQNTAVVLGDENLLIPVLNALPENINALNITMGFPLKSIPLAWLFETLFHIHKTPSNTFYYKDVINVISHQFIRPLFNVEQVDYASRIIETIDTNNIIYLTVDRLKDMAPKSVTIIELLFSNWGKTIDLALQNCFQLILGIKTYLDGNKAANLLSLEYLFRFNELFNELSRLNTKYHHIKDVSTLFSIYKELLSSETLDFQGEPLQGLQIMGMLESRVLDFETVIISSVNEGVLPSGKSNNSFIPYDVKLENKLPTYKEKDAVYTYHFYRLLQRAKNIYILYNTEADVLTGGEKSRFITQLELEGVHNITHQIVAPQVPVIEASLQTIEKNESLQSDIVSLAEKGFSPSSLTSYIRNPIDFYYQKILKIKEHDDVEETVAANTLGTVVHNTLEDFYKPLVGTFITAEIINNLKSQIEQKVSFHFKNEYKEGDITKGKNLIVFEIAKRYVSNFLDLEIQDLKAGSQIKICAIEADNEVMVAIPELDFPVKLVGKVDRVDQHNGITRIIDYKTGRVEQNHVEIVNWEEITTDYKKYSKPFQILMYAYMMHLMGDIKLPVEAGIISFKNLNAGFLKFAKKDKSGYGAKKDFLITNETITNFKVELKQLILEICNPNIPFTEKEV, from the coding sequence ATGACAACTTTTATTTTTGATGTTCTAAAAGATTTACAAAACAACAACTCAAATCTTTCCGAGCTAACGTTTGTTTTACCAAGTAAAAGGGCTGGTCTCTTCTTAAAACATCAACTTTATAAGGTTAGCAACCAAACTATTTTTTCACCCACAATTATTAGTATCGAGGAATTTGTTGAAGAGTTATCCCAACTTAAAACCATTCCAAACACCGAATTACTTTTCGAATTTTATAGTACTTATACTCAATTAACAAAAAAAGAAGAAACCGATACTTTTGAAGTGTTTTCTAAATGGGCACAAATTTTACTTCAAGATTTCAATGAAATTGATAGGTATTTAATTCCTCAAAAAAATATTTTCAATTATTTGAGTGCCATAAAAGAAATTGAAAACCACCATTGGTCGCTTGAGGAAAATCAAACAGAATTTATTAAAAGATATTTATCCTTTTGGAATAAATTACACACGTATTATACCCATTTTAGCAAACAACTTTTAAACAAAAAAATAGGTTACCAAGGGTTGATTTATAGAGAAGCTGTTGATAATTTAGAAGCTTACATTCAAAACAATCCTAAAAAACAACATGTGTTTTTAGGCTTCAACGCTCTTAATACCTGCGAAGAAACCATTATTCAAAAATTGCTTCAAAACAATTTAGCAAAGATTTATTGGGATATCGACACCACTTTTTTTAACAGCACAAACCACGACGCTGCATTATTTACAAGGCAGCATAAACAAAAGTGGCACTATTTTAAAAACAATTCGTTTAATTGGATCACAACCAATTATACAAAAGAAAAAAACATATCAGTTTTTGGCATTCCTAAAAACATCGGACAAGCCAAATATATTGGTTCGCTATTAAATAAATTACAAAGAGAACATACAACACTCCAAAATACCGCTGTTGTTTTAGGAGACGAAAATTTATTAATTCCCGTACTTAATGCACTCCCTGAAAATATTAATGCATTAAATATAACCATGGGGTTTCCGTTAAAGTCCATTCCACTAGCTTGGTTGTTTGAAACACTTTTTCACATACACAAAACACCTTCAAATACCTTTTATTATAAAGATGTTATTAATGTAATATCACATCAATTTATAAGACCACTTTTTAATGTTGAACAGGTCGATTATGCTTCAAGAATAATTGAAACCATTGATACTAATAACATTATTTACCTAACTGTAGACCGACTAAAGGACATGGCGCCTAAATCAGTTACTATTATTGAGCTCTTATTTTCTAATTGGGGCAAAACAATCGATTTAGCGCTTCAAAACTGCTTTCAGCTCATCCTAGGTATAAAAACCTATTTAGACGGAAACAAAGCCGCTAATTTGTTGTCGTTAGAGTACTTATTCCGCTTTAATGAATTGTTTAATGAGTTATCACGTTTAAACACCAAATACCACCACATAAAAGATGTTTCAACCCTATTTAGCATCTATAAAGAATTGCTAAGTTCTGAAACTTTAGATTTTCAAGGCGAACCTTTACAAGGCTTGCAAATTATGGGAATGCTGGAATCGCGTGTTTTAGACTTTGAAACCGTTATAATTTCTTCTGTAAATGAAGGCGTGCTTCCTTCGGGAAAAAGCAATAATTCGTTTATTCCTTACGATGTGAAGCTAGAAAATAAACTGCCTACTTACAAAGAAAAAGATGCGGTTTATACCTATCACTTTTACAGACTTCTGCAACGTGCTAAAAATATTTACATTTTATATAATACCGAAGCCGATGTGTTAACTGGTGGTGAAAAAAGCCGATTTATTACCCAACTGGAATTAGAGGGTGTTCATAATATTACCCATCAAATTGTTGCGCCACAAGTACCTGTTATTGAAGCATCGTTACAAACCATTGAAAAAAATGAAAGCCTTCAAAGCGATATTGTTAGTCTTGCCGAAAAAGGATTTTCACCTTCGTCGCTAACATCATATATAAGAAATCCTATTGATTTTTATTATCAGAAAATATTAAAAATAAAAGAACACGATGATGTTGAAGAAACCGTTGCAGCCAACACTTTAGGAACCGTAGTGCACAATACTCTCGAAGATTTTTACAAACCTTTAGTCGGCACATTTATAACAGCTGAAATAATTAATAATTTAAAATCTCAAATAGAGCAAAAAGTAAGCTTTCATTTTAAAAATGAATATAAAGAAGGCGATATTACCAAAGGGAAAAACCTCATCGTTTTTGAAATAGCAAAACGTTATGTATCTAATTTTTTAGATTTGGAAATTCAAGATTTAAAAGCTGGAAGCCAGATAAAAATATGTGCTATAGAAGCGGATAATGAAGTTATGGTTGCTATTCCTGAACTTGATTTCCCTGTAAAACTGGTTGGAAAAGTAGACCGGGTTGATCAGCATAATGGCATTACTAGAATTATTGATTATAAAACAGGACGCGTGGAACAAAACCATGTAGAAATTGTAAATTGGGAAGAAATCACAACGGATTATAAAAAATACAGTAAGCCCTTTCAAATACTTATGTATGCTTATATGATGCATCTTATGGGCGATATTAAACTCCCTGTTGAAGCAGGTATTATTTCCTTTAAAAATTTAAACGCAGGCTTTTTAAAATTTGCTAAAAAGGACAAATCTGGTTATGGTGCTAAAAAAGATTTCTTGATTACTAATGAAACTATCACTAATTTTAAGGTTGAATTAAAACAGCTCATTTTAGAAATTTGCAATCCGAATATCCCTTTCACTGAAAAAGAAGTTTAA
- a CDS encoding alpha/beta hydrolase family protein has translation MLSQEHIVINGKHQKPIVIDVTYVENKTNLPIIIFCHGYKGFKDWGAWNLMAKQFAKTGFCFIKFNFSHNGGTVEQPIDFPDLEAFGNNNYTKELDDLETVIDWVFNYPDLQNIANTDNISLLGHSRGGGITLIKAEEDSRIKNVISLASVSDFGSRMTALCDLETWKQTGVTHVINGRTNQQMPHYYQFYEDFKANEERLTIKRAVSNLKIPHLIIHGNKDTSVLMEEAEHLHLWNPHSELQIIDGADHVFGAGHPWEKEGSPNHLNEVVQKCLAFLQNNQ, from the coding sequence ATGCTATCTCAAGAACATATTGTTATAAATGGAAAACACCAAAAACCCATAGTTATTGATGTTACCTATGTCGAAAACAAAACAAACCTGCCCATTATAATATTTTGCCATGGTTACAAAGGTTTTAAAGATTGGGGCGCATGGAACTTAATGGCAAAACAATTTGCTAAAACTGGATTTTGTTTTATAAAGTTTAACTTTTCGCATAATGGTGGTACTGTTGAACAACCTATAGATTTCCCCGATTTAGAAGCCTTTGGAAACAACAACTACACAAAGGAGCTAGACGATTTAGAAACGGTTATTGATTGGGTTTTTAATTATCCCGACCTACAAAATATAGCAAATACAGATAACATTTCATTATTAGGTCACAGCCGAGGTGGTGGCATTACCCTTATAAAAGCTGAAGAAGATAGCAGAATAAAAAACGTTATTAGTTTAGCAAGTGTCTCTGATTTTGGTAGTAGAATGACGGCACTTTGTGATTTAGAAACTTGGAAGCAAACCGGTGTTACCCATGTTATAAACGGTAGGACCAACCAGCAAATGCCACATTACTATCAGTTTTACGAAGATTTTAAAGCTAATGAAGAACGCCTAACTATCAAACGTGCTGTTTCAAACCTAAAAATACCACATCTCATAATTCATGGTAATAAAGATACCAGTGTTTTAATGGAGGAAGCCGAACATCTTCACCTATGGAACCCTCATAGTGAATTACAAATTATTGATGGAGCTGACCATGTGTTTGGTGCCGGGCATCCTTGGGAAAAAGAGGGATCGCCCAATCATTTAAATGAAGTTGTACAAAAGTGTCTTGCTTTTTTACAAAATAACCAATAG
- a CDS encoding glycoside hydrolase family 97 protein: protein MKTNIILFICSLFLVACNSEKAVTVFESPDKSIQLEFNLGTNKTPFYKASYNNKSVIDSSQLGIIREDANFYNDLKIIGISKPKLVSDSYTMLQGKRKDISYTANQYTVELQNEKGDLMNIIFQLSNDGIAFRYQFPESSNDIKYIVEEKTTYKFNENTKAWLQPMSKAKTGWANTNPSYEEHYQMGIPVAEKSPIGEGWVYPALFNTDNTWVLISETALNENYCGSRLKYNDTASALQVTFPQKEEIFPDGALNPESKLPWFTPWRIITIGSLKTVTESTLGTDLADKAIDLDTSFIKSGLSSWSWVLLKDDFTTFETSMKFIDYAADMHWPYCLIDADWDTKIGYEKIKELADYAKTKNVKLILWYNSSGSWNTTPYHPKGKLLTHKDRVEEFTKLNNIGIAGLKVDFFGGDGQSMIAYYHGILKDAAAHKLTVNFHGATLPRGWQRTYPNLLTTEAIKGEEFITFGQETADLQPSHCAMLPFTRNVFDPMDFTPMVLDSIPNITRKTTAAFELALPVLFLSGIQHIAEIPEGMAKQPQFVIDYLKDIPTNWDDSKFIEGYPGKHAIMARKKGDTWFIVGINGDNEPKAFDLDLSFVNQKDGFIILEDASGFQQNPIKATDKLTVTMKAHDGFVMKF from the coding sequence ATGAAAACCAACATTATTTTATTTATTTGCAGTCTATTTTTGGTTGCCTGCAATAGTGAAAAAGCAGTTACAGTATTTGAAAGCCCAGATAAAAGCATTCAATTAGAATTCAATTTAGGCACAAACAAAACTCCATTTTACAAAGCTTCTTATAACAACAAATCAGTTATAGATTCTTCACAACTTGGCATTATTAGAGAAGATGCAAATTTTTACAATGACTTAAAAATTATAGGCATTTCAAAACCTAAATTAGTATCAGACTCCTATACAATGCTTCAAGGAAAACGAAAAGATATTTCATATACTGCCAATCAATATACGGTAGAACTTCAAAACGAAAAGGGTGATTTAATGAACATCATTTTCCAATTATCCAATGATGGTATTGCGTTTAGATACCAATTTCCTGAATCATCCAACGATATAAAATATATTGTTGAAGAAAAAACAACTTATAAATTTAATGAAAACACCAAAGCTTGGTTACAACCCATGTCTAAAGCAAAAACGGGATGGGCAAACACAAACCCATCGTATGAAGAACATTATCAAATGGGAATTCCAGTAGCTGAAAAATCACCCATTGGTGAAGGTTGGGTGTATCCTGCTCTATTTAATACAGATAACACATGGGTTTTAATTTCTGAAACTGCTTTAAACGAAAATTACTGCGGAAGCAGATTAAAATACAACGATACTGCTAGTGCATTACAGGTCACTTTTCCTCAAAAAGAAGAAATTTTTCCTGACGGAGCATTAAACCCAGAGTCTAAATTACCTTGGTTTACACCTTGGCGTATTATTACGATAGGGTCATTAAAAACCGTAACAGAAAGTACTTTGGGTACCGATTTAGCCGATAAAGCGATAGATTTAGATACGTCATTTATTAAAAGTGGTTTGAGTTCTTGGAGTTGGGTGTTGTTAAAAGACGATTTTACAACTTTTGAAACATCCATGAAGTTTATAGATTATGCTGCAGATATGCATTGGCCTTATTGCTTAATTGATGCCGATTGGGACACAAAAATTGGTTATGAAAAAATCAAAGAACTTGCAGATTATGCAAAAACCAAAAACGTCAAATTAATTCTTTGGTATAACTCTTCGGGTTCTTGGAATACCACACCGTATCATCCAAAAGGTAAATTACTTACCCACAAAGATAGAGTTGAAGAATTTACAAAACTCAACAATATAGGCATTGCAGGATTAAAAGTTGACTTTTTTGGTGGTGATGGGCAGTCTATGATTGCTTATTATCACGGGATACTAAAAGATGCAGCAGCACATAAATTAACAGTTAATTTTCATGGTGCAACACTACCTAGAGGCTGGCAGCGTACCTACCCAAATTTATTAACCACTGAAGCCATAAAAGGCGAAGAGTTTATAACTTTTGGTCAAGAAACTGCCGATTTACAACCGAGCCACTGTGCCATGTTGCCATTTACCCGCAATGTTTTTGATCCTATGGATTTTACACCAATGGTTTTAGATTCCATTCCAAATATTACAAGAAAAACAACTGCTGCTTTTGAATTGGCACTACCTGTTCTATTTTTATCGGGGATACAGCACATTGCCGAAATTCCAGAAGGGATGGCTAAACAGCCCCAGTTTGTAATTGATTATTTAAAAGACATTCCAACCAATTGGGACGATTCTAAATTCATAGAAGGCTATCCTGGAAAGCATGCTATTATGGCTAGAAAAAAGGGTGATACATGGTTTATAGTTGGTATTAATGGTGATAACGAACCAAAAGCGTTTGATCTTGATCTATCATTTGTGAACCAAAAGGATGGCTTTATTATTTTGGAAGATGCCAGTGGGTTTCAACAAAATCCCATAAAAGCAACCGATAAGCTAACTGTAACTATGAAAGCACACGATGGCTTTGTCATGAAGTTTTAG
- a CDS encoding aldose epimerase family protein produces MNRLKKSIYVLSLLSIAFLSVQCKSEKKKEVEVVPEKVNLVTISKESFGTTTDSIEVEKYTLKNEKGMEVSIITYGGIITHWTAPDKNNTYQDIVLGYNTLAEYEKSNPYFGALIGRYGNRIAKGKFTLDNTEYTLATNDGSNHLHGGVKGFDKVVWSASEAQTDSTASVVLTYLSKDMEEGYPGNLQTKVIYTLTNNNELLVDYEATTDKKTIVNLTQHSYFNLSGDFSKTILDHEIAINADKYIPVDATLIPTGELRDVTNTPFDFRIAKTIAKDIDAKDDQLTKGLGYDHCWVLNNQNEGMRLTSSAYEKESRRLLEIYSDEPGIQLYTGNFLDGTLPSKNGSTYAYRTGFCLETQHYPDSPNQKEFPSTVLNPGETYKSNTTFKFSIK; encoded by the coding sequence ATGAATAGATTAAAGAAAAGTATCTATGTTCTTTCTTTACTAAGTATAGCCTTTTTAAGCGTACAATGTAAAAGCGAAAAGAAAAAAGAGGTTGAGGTTGTTCCCGAAAAAGTAAATCTGGTAACCATTTCAAAAGAATCTTTTGGCACTACTACCGATAGTATAGAAGTAGAAAAATATACTTTGAAAAACGAAAAAGGAATGGAAGTAAGCATTATTACTTACGGAGGTATTATAACACATTGGACCGCTCCAGATAAAAATAACACGTATCAGGACATTGTTTTAGGCTATAATACGTTGGCCGAATACGAAAAAAGCAATCCATATTTTGGTGCTTTAATCGGGCGTTATGGTAACCGTATTGCCAAAGGCAAATTTACTTTAGATAATACAGAATATACCTTAGCTACTAATGATGGCTCTAATCATTTGCATGGTGGAGTAAAAGGGTTCGATAAAGTAGTTTGGTCTGCTTCTGAAGCACAAACGGATAGCACTGCATCGGTAGTACTTACCTATCTAAGTAAAGATATGGAAGAAGGTTATCCAGGAAATTTACAAACCAAAGTCATATACACACTTACAAACAACAATGAGTTGTTGGTTGATTATGAAGCAACAACCGATAAAAAAACCATTGTAAACCTAACACAACATTCGTATTTTAATTTATCGGGCGATTTTTCAAAAACTATTTTAGATCATGAAATAGCTATTAATGCCGATAAATATATACCTGTAGATGCTACATTAATTCCAACAGGCGAACTTAGGGATGTTACGAACACCCCATTCGATTTTAGAATTGCAAAAACCATTGCTAAAGATATTGATGCTAAAGATGACCAACTAACTAAAGGTTTAGGGTACGATCATTGCTGGGTTTTAAACAATCAAAACGAAGGTATGAGATTAACATCTTCAGCCTATGAAAAAGAAAGTAGAAGGCTGCTTGAAATTTATTCAGATGAACCAGGAATTCAGTTATATACTGGAAACTTCTTAGATGGCACCTTGCCAAGTAAAAATGGCAGTACCTATGCATATAGAACTGGTTTTTGTTTAGAAACACAGCATTATCCAGATTCACCAAATCAAAAAGAGTTTCCTTCTACGGTATTAAATCCAGGAGAAACTTACAAGTCTAATACTACATTTAAGTTTTCTATTAAGTAG